Proteins encoded together in one Deltaproteobacteria bacterium window:
- a CDS encoding SHOCT domain-containing protein has translation MNARTPMRLSRRFAVVAICLSGLALAACSKAGFQTSDVYRKGKDAIVLTWETDANGRVVPKGFSHPATVEPAKLAAILADLTYSEHAFFKWRERDRVFDEDEVKKLAKSMAKALSTCNADQWVGFDVTSYKRDLVFKSRKLTSGWAWVKDDRLHLVLGNFLFELSNEDQPYSGDPRARYSLGTFRLDPGPHNAPPAIVADDPYLKKEHTNWTVVTLTNWAPKPRPEEDEDDAGTTPPSTPPAPVPAAAPPPTPAEPAAPPPAETRSVEERLQELKALLDKGLITPEEYEKKRAEILGAI, from the coding sequence ATGAACGCACGCACCCCCATGCGGCTCTCGCGCCGCTTTGCCGTGGTCGCCATCTGCCTGTCCGGGCTCGCGCTCGCCGCGTGCTCGAAGGCGGGTTTTCAGACGAGCGACGTCTATCGCAAGGGCAAGGACGCGATCGTCCTAACCTGGGAGACGGACGCGAACGGTCGCGTCGTGCCCAAGGGATTTTCGCATCCCGCGACCGTCGAACCGGCGAAACTCGCCGCGATCCTCGCCGACCTGACCTACAGCGAGCACGCGTTTTTCAAGTGGCGCGAGCGCGATCGCGTGTTCGACGAAGACGAGGTGAAAAAGCTCGCCAAGTCGATGGCGAAGGCGCTTTCGACCTGTAACGCCGACCAGTGGGTGGGCTTCGACGTCACGTCGTACAAGCGGGATCTCGTCTTCAAGTCGCGCAAGCTCACGAGCGGCTGGGCGTGGGTCAAGGACGACCGCCTCCACCTCGTGCTCGGCAACTTCCTGTTCGAACTGTCGAACGAGGATCAGCCGTATTCGGGCGATCCGCGCGCGCGGTATTCGCTCGGCACCTTTCGGCTCGATCCGGGACCGCACAACGCCCCGCCCGCGATCGTCGCCGACGATCCGTATCTGAAAAAAGAACACACGAACTGGACCGTCGTGACGCTGACAAACTGGGCGCCGAAACCCCGCCCCGAAGAGGACGAGGACGACGCCGGGACCACGCCGCCGTCCACGCCGCCCGCGCCGGTTCCGGCCGCCGCCCCGCCGCCCACTCCCGCGGAACCGGCAGCTCCGCCGCCCGCCGAAACGCGATCGGTCGAGGAACGGTTGCAGGAACTCAAGGCCCTGCTCGACAAGGGGCTCATCACGCCCGAGGAATACGAGAAAAAACGCGCCGAAATCCTCGGCGCGATCTGA
- the alr gene encoding alanine racemase, with translation MLTHYTHRPTFALIDLDALEHNYLAIKDRLGPDVRILSVMKADAYGHGSVALAANLERLGVAAFGVAFCEEGVRLREGGITRPILVMGGIYWGEAMKAHYYNLTPVIISRENALATIAQARDAGISFGVHVKIDTGMNRIGVQPEEAVEVSRLIRESGVLQIDGYLTHLSGVMPSLDDQYWKQATAFRDAVQNLEDEDLDAPWKHLAASAASMAAPRPPFNMVRIGIAMLGAFPNPNFRGMLDLQPVLTLRTQIAHLKTIPVGARVSYGGLWEAQRPSVIATIPMGYADGLNRRQSNKGHALVRGVRAPITGAVCMDMAMLDVTDVPGVSLGDEVVLIGAQGNERITVEEVADVVGTSAYEIFTNINYRVARIYRKAQPTT, from the coding sequence ATGCTCACCCACTACACGCATCGCCCCACATTCGCGCTGATCGACCTCGACGCGCTGGAGCACAACTACCTCGCGATCAAGGACCGGCTTGGTCCCGACGTGCGCATTCTGTCGGTGATGAAGGCCGACGCGTACGGCCACGGCTCTGTGGCGCTCGCGGCGAATCTGGAGCGGCTCGGCGTGGCGGCCTTCGGCGTGGCGTTTTGCGAAGAGGGCGTGCGTCTGCGCGAGGGCGGCATCACGCGGCCGATTCTGGTGATGGGAGGCATTTACTGGGGCGAGGCCATGAAGGCCCACTACTACAACCTCACGCCGGTCATCATCAGCCGCGAAAACGCGCTCGCCACGATCGCGCAGGCCCGCGATGCGGGAATTTCTTTCGGCGTGCACGTCAAGATCGACACGGGCATGAACCGCATCGGTGTGCAACCGGAGGAGGCCGTCGAGGTCTCGCGCTTGATCCGCGAGTCGGGCGTGCTCCAGATCGACGGCTATCTCACGCACCTGTCTGGCGTGATGCCGAGCCTCGACGACCAGTACTGGAAACAGGCGACGGCCTTTCGCGACGCGGTGCAGAATTTGGAAGACGAGGATCTCGACGCGCCGTGGAAGCACCTGGCCGCGAGCGCCGCGTCGATGGCCGCGCCGCGTCCGCCGTTCAACATGGTGCGCATCGGCATCGCCATGCTCGGGGCGTTTCCCAATCCGAATTTCCGCGGCATGCTCGATCTCCAGCCGGTGCTGACCCTGCGCACGCAGATCGCCCACCTCAAGACGATTCCGGTGGGCGCGCGCGTCAGTTACGGCGGGTTGTGGGAGGCGCAGCGGCCGTCGGTGATCGCGACGATTCCCATGGGCTACGCCGACGGGCTCAACCGCCGGCAGAGCAACAAGGGCCACGCGCTGGTGCGCGGGGTGCGCGCGCCGATCACGGGTGCGGTCTGCATGGACATGGCGATGCTCGACGTGACCGACGTGCCCGGGGTGTCGCTCGGCGACGAGGTGGTGCTGATCGGCGCGCAGGGCAACGAGCGAATCACGGTGGAGGAAGTGGCGGACGTGGTGGGCACGAGCGCCTACGAGATCTTCACGAACATCAACTACCGCGTCGCGCGCATTTATCGGAAAGCGCAGCCGACGACGTAG
- a CDS encoding ABC transporter permease translates to MPVFALIGGYLISAVTELGAVMRLFGQALLWSVQRPFRHEQLFIQLEFIGVASVWIILLTSFFTGAVMALQSSYAFGIFDANSMVGPAVALAITRELGPVMTALMISGRCGSAMAAEIGTMRVTEQIDALTTMAVNPVQYLVLPRMIAAVIMMPLLAVVFDFIGTVGAWIVSTFLLDISSTLFYEMVISYVDVDDFSNGLVKAAFFGLIIALVSCYKGFNTTRGAKGVGIATTESVVLSSVWVLVSDYFLTAILF, encoded by the coding sequence ATGCCCGTATTCGCCCTCATCGGCGGCTATCTCATCTCGGCGGTGACCGAGCTCGGCGCGGTCATGCGGCTGTTCGGCCAAGCTCTGCTCTGGTCGGTGCAGCGCCCGTTTCGCCACGAACAGCTCTTCATCCAGCTCGAATTCATCGGCGTCGCCTCGGTCTGGATCATTCTGCTCACGAGCTTTTTCACGGGCGCGGTCATGGCCCTGCAATCGAGTTACGCGTTCGGGATTTTCGATGCGAACTCGATGGTCGGCCCCGCGGTCGCTCTCGCCATCACCCGGGAACTCGGGCCCGTCATGACCGCGCTGATGATTTCGGGGCGGTGCGGCAGCGCCATGGCCGCCGAGATCGGCACGATGCGCGTGACCGAGCAAATCGACGCGCTCACCACGATGGCCGTGAATCCCGTGCAATACCTCGTGCTGCCGCGCATGATCGCCGCGGTCATCATGATGCCGCTGCTCGCCGTGGTCTTCGATTTCATCGGCACGGTCGGCGCGTGGATCGTCTCGACGTTCCTGCTCGACATCTCGTCCACGCTTTTTTACGAGATGGTCATCTCGTACGTGGATGTCGACGACTTCTCGAACGGACTCGTCAAGGCTGCGTTCTTCGGCCTCATCATCGCGCTCGTGAGCTGTTACAAAGGGTTTAACACGACGCGCGGCGCCAAAGGCGTCGGCATCGCCACCACCGAGTCCGTCGTGCTCTCGTCGGTGTGGGTGCTCGTTTCCGACTACTTCCTCACGGCGATTCTGTTTTAG
- a CDS encoding MFS transporter: MHRPFSVRGDYAPAVINGFFSLGTSAANFFLPLYFREQLGFSGTQIGALFAAQAIAGVLAVLPAGLGNDRVTSRSLVAVSLVVQALAFAALATVRSFPVYLLVFFGWAVGFNLYRISLDVQLLKTDQGAGVERRALLYQFVRFGGLAIGTAGAGYVLVSIDFRGALIAMAIVCAALAFSAFALVPVRVARVRLADYRADISRPNVILFAGWFFLFATHWGAEYTCYGLFLRENLGLSLIQIGWYMTGEFAAIVATLAVLLSRRVALLNGAVRRFAVAGLALSGVGHIGMSVTGPLVSAAFRMIHGAGDGLIVVVLYLGLARLFHVERAGGNTGFVNLAAMAGLVTGSLVTGPIGERYGYQWPILASGFMILALIVPLVLPKRERVDDSARPLSSTAARS, from the coding sequence TTGCATCGCCCCTTTTCCGTTCGCGGCGACTATGCGCCGGCCGTCATCAACGGCTTTTTTTCGCTGGGCACCTCGGCGGCGAACTTCTTTTTGCCGCTGTATTTTCGCGAACAACTCGGCTTTTCGGGCACGCAGATCGGCGCGCTATTCGCGGCGCAGGCAATCGCGGGCGTGCTCGCCGTGCTGCCCGCCGGCCTCGGCAACGACCGCGTGACGAGCCGCAGCCTCGTGGCGGTGAGCCTCGTCGTGCAGGCGCTTGCCTTCGCCGCGCTCGCCACGGTGCGTTCGTTCCCCGTCTATCTGCTCGTTTTTTTCGGATGGGCGGTGGGGTTCAATCTGTATCGCATCAGCCTCGACGTGCAGCTCCTCAAGACCGATCAGGGCGCGGGGGTCGAGCGCCGCGCGCTGCTGTACCAGTTCGTGCGCTTCGGCGGCCTCGCCATTGGCACCGCGGGAGCGGGATACGTGCTCGTGAGCATCGACTTTCGCGGGGCGCTCATCGCCATGGCGATCGTGTGCGCGGCGCTGGCGTTCTCGGCGTTCGCGCTGGTGCCCGTGCGCGTGGCGAGGGTGCGTCTCGCCGATTACCGCGCCGACATCAGTAGACCCAATGTCATCTTGTTCGCCGGCTGGTTCTTTTTGTTCGCCACGCACTGGGGCGCCGAATACACCTGTTACGGATTGTTCCTGCGCGAAAACCTCGGGCTGTCGTTGATCCAGATCGGCTGGTACATGACGGGTGAATTCGCCGCGATCGTCGCGACGCTCGCCGTGCTGCTCTCGCGTCGCGTCGCGCTACTGAACGGCGCGGTGCGGCGCTTTGCCGTCGCGGGGCTCGCGCTCTCGGGAGTCGGGCATATCGGCATGTCGGTGACCGGGCCGCTCGTGTCGGCGGCGTTCCGCATGATTCACGGCGCGGGCGACGGCCTGATCGTGGTGGTGCTCTACCTCGGCCTCGCGCGGTTGTTTCACGTCGAGCGCGCGGGCGGAAACACGGGGTTCGTGAATCTCGCGGCGATGGCGGGGCTCGTCACGGGCTCGCTCGTCACGGGACCGATCGGCGAACGTTACGGTTATCAGTGGCCGATTCTCGCAAGCGGATTCATGATCCTCGCGCTGATCGTTCCGCTCGTTCTTCCGAAACGAGAGCGCGTCGACGATTCCGCGCGCCCGCTCAGTTCCACGGCTGCCCGTTCATGA